A single genomic interval of Candidatus Omnitrophota bacterium harbors:
- a CDS encoding helix-turn-helix transcriptional regulator — protein MLKYIGKRIADSRKKKGWTQETLANKAKLHNTYVGAVERGEVNISIKSLEKIANALNLPLIEFFRAVTNSIPQTEKEKIIDEICNRLRKQKVKNLELLSKIIKDVLTWQKK, from the coding sequence ATGTTAAAATATATAGGCAAGAGAATAGCGGATTCGAGAAAAAAGAAGGGCTGGACACAGGAAACATTAGCAAACAAGGCAAAACTTCATAACACTTATGTTGGCGCAGTAGAGAGGGGTGAAGTAAACATAAGCATAAAGAGTCTTGAGAAAATTGCTAATGCTCTAAATCTTCCTCTTATAGAATTCTTTAGAGCAGTAACAAACAGTATCCCCCAAACAGAAAAAGAAAAGATAATAGACGAAATCTGCAACAGATTAAGAAAACAGAAAGTTAAAAATTTAGAATTACTTTCAAAAATAATTAAAGACGTTTTGACTTGGCAAAAGAAATAG
- a CDS encoding DUF167 domain-containing protein: MKIKIKVKAASKTPGVSLRADGMLCVKVDALPQKGKANKRLMEILSEHFGVAKSEISIVHGAGESVKLIEIKKEVSSRK; this comes from the coding sequence ATGAAGATAAAAATTAAAGTTAAAGCCGCAAGCAAGACGCCCGGAGTGAGCCTCCGCGCCGACGGGATGCTCTGCGTGAAAGTGGACGCGCTGCCTCAGAAGGGCAAAGCCAATAAGCGTCTCATGGAAATATTGTCGGAACATTTCGGCGTCGCGAAATCTGAAATCAGCATTGTCCACGGCGCCGGCGAGTCCGTCAAGCTCATTGAGATAAAAAAAGAAGTTTCATCACGAAAATGA
- a CDS encoding type II toxin-antitoxin system RelE/ParE family toxin yields the protein MYKVYSTPRAEKDLNKISEKIARVIFKEILFLEKNPFPDGYRIKKIRRLFKPAKYELKVQDYRVLFSMMSNKIIIGRIIHRKDLELALKKLRR from the coding sequence ATGTATAAGGTTTACAGTACGCCGCGTGCGGAAAAAGATCTCAATAAAATATCAGAAAAGATTGCGCGCGTTATATTCAAAGAAATATTATTTCTTGAGAAAAACCCTTTTCCCGACGGCTACAGAATAAAAAAGATTAGAAGGCTATTCAAGCCCGCCAAATATGAATTAAAAGTTCAGGATTACAGGGTGCTTTTTAGTATGATGAGCAATAAAATAATTATTGGCAGAATAATTCATAGAAAAGATTTGGAACTTGCGTTAAAAAAATTGCGCCGCTGA
- a CDS encoding helix-turn-helix transcriptional regulator produces MNNIGKHIKELRKKFHLTQVELSERAGVGLRFIRELENGKATVQLDKVDQVLRFFGYHIDITKDENKL; encoded by the coding sequence ATGAATAATATAGGCAAACATATCAAAGAATTAAGAAAAAAATTTCACCTTACGCAGGTGGAATTATCTGAGCGCGCGGGAGTTGGCTTACGATTTATCAGGGAACTGGAAAACGGCAAGGCGACCGTACAGCTTGATAAGGTTGATCAAGTCTTACGGTTTTTCGGTTACCACATTGATATCACGAAAGATGAAAACAAATTATAG
- a CDS encoding phosphatidylinositol kinase: MKTNYRKATVYSNGQKAGIIEETAHGYKFTYEKDFIEKNTPISVSLPLQIDAYESGALFPFFQGLLPEGWYLEMVASTLKIDREDDYGLLLATCKETVGAISIEEIL, translated from the coding sequence ATGAAAACAAATTATAGAAAAGCAACCGTATATTCAAACGGTCAAAAAGCCGGTATTATAGAAGAAACCGCTCATGGTTATAAATTCACATACGAAAAAGATTTCATTGAAAAAAATACGCCGATTTCTGTTTCACTGCCTCTGCAGATAGATGCCTATGAAAGCGGCGCGCTCTTCCCTTTTTTTCAGGGGCTGCTTCCGGAAGGATGGTATCTTGAAATGGTTGCGTCCACATTGAAAATAGACAGAGAAGATGATTACGGACTTCTTCTGGCCACCTGTAAAGAAACCGTCGGCGCAATATCCATAGAGGAAATATTATGA